A window of the bacterium genome harbors these coding sequences:
- a CDS encoding O-antigen ligase family protein — MIATYKRTGWMGVAVGIVLILLIKRQWKILIPIFIAGIVLFMIDKNVSQVSVYDFEGSSAKKLYSFNTDGRAWSVAKDDSLFIINDYENGLLFYKDSILIKRIATPEPATSFLKVDDSVFIAQLIDTRFLVFKRKNQEIHLINEILPPGDTKDFFLLDESLYALDIDSGLTYYSSITKESMLVRFPELKGFNKMFVDSSSFYFAGDRSGAAVYSREGNFPGELLAKKEIDNMRRIHFFEGKMIVGNPAGLRMFAFENNEIVLKDHPKEIQQVNRIDSDGDILAVLTGDGTIYKLKMNENQKFDFVASDKVSPKPTNFNYSDGNLYCTYIKRGRLLSFFDPHLPQNFNRLAMWRGGIEIFKDHPLFGVGDIDLAKYYVKYKRPYDKEIHGHLHNNYFHFLATLGLFGFLSLIFLFVMIIMVITKIYKSTKGKPFIASYSIGALASFVSILFAGLSELNFWDQEIATLIYFTVGLNIALFIRYKEENQVTEETK; from the coding sequence TTGATCGCCACGTATAAGCGAACTGGCTGGATGGGTGTTGCGGTTGGAATAGTTCTGATACTTTTAATAAAACGACAATGGAAAATTCTGATCCCGATTTTTATTGCTGGAATAGTTTTATTCATGATTGATAAAAATGTCAGCCAGGTAAGTGTTTATGATTTTGAGGGATCAAGTGCGAAGAAACTTTATTCATTCAATACAGATGGAAGAGCCTGGTCAGTAGCAAAAGATGACAGCTTGTTTATTATCAACGATTACGAAAACGGACTTCTATTTTATAAAGACTCCATTCTCATAAAAAGAATTGCTACTCCGGAGCCAGCAACTTCCTTTCTTAAAGTTGATGATAGTGTGTTCATTGCTCAGCTGATTGACACAAGATTTTTGGTTTTTAAAAGAAAGAATCAGGAAATTCATCTGATAAATGAAATTTTACCTCCCGGTGATACAAAAGACTTCTTCCTGCTTGATGAATCACTTTATGCTTTGGACATTGACAGCGGCCTGACATATTACAGTTCTATCACAAAAGAATCCATGCTGGTACGTTTTCCGGAATTAAAAGGATTTAATAAAATGTTCGTTGACTCCTCATCCTTTTACTTCGCAGGTGACAGATCAGGCGCGGCGGTTTATTCAAGAGAAGGAAATTTTCCCGGAGAATTATTAGCGAAAAAAGAAATAGATAATATGAGAAGAATTCATTTCTTTGAAGGAAAAATGATCGTCGGTAATCCTGCTGGTTTGCGAATGTTCGCGTTTGAAAATAATGAAATTGTGTTAAAAGATCATCCGAAAGAGATACAGCAGGTTAACAGGATTGATAGTGACGGAGATATTCTTGCAGTGCTTACCGGCGATGGAACAATTTACAAGCTTAAGATGAATGAAAATCAGAAGTTCGATTTTGTTGCAAGCGATAAAGTTTCACCGAAGCCAACAAACTTTAATTATTCTGATGGAAATCTTTATTGCACGTATATAAAGCGTGGAAGACTTCTCAGCTTTTTTGATCCGCATCTTCCACAGAACTTCAACCGGCTTGCAATGTGGCGTGGAGGTATCGAGATTTTTAAAGATCATCCACTTTTTGGTGTCGGTGATATTGATCTTGCAAAGTATTATGTTAAATACAAACGACCTTATGACAAAGAGATCCACGGTCATCTGCACAATAATTATTTTCATTTTCTTGCGACACTGGGATTATTCGGATTCCTGTCGCTGATCTTTTTGTTTGTGATGATAATAATGGTCATTACAAAAATTTATAAATCGACTAAAGGAAAACCGTTCATTGCATCATATTCAATTGGTGCGCTGGCTTCGTTTGTGAGTATTTTGTTTGCCGGATTATCTGAGCTAAACTTCTGGGATCAGGAAATTGCAACATTAATTTATTTTACAGTCGGATTGAACATAGCATTGTTCATTCGTTATAAAGAAGAAAATCAGGTTACTGAAGAGACAAAGTAA
- a CDS encoding ABC transporter ATP-binding protein: protein MKTYIRILQYVKPYWKRLILIFVLSVLYAVLNGVSIYLVIPLLDTLFQEGNVSNQTETTQQIDQTSSLLPGFINDFKDSVSDWFTNFVYQGEKIDILLKICFIILLVFFLKNLFGYLQSNLMSYVEYSSMNDLRDAAYRHLHKLPIGYFKKEKVGNLISRFTNDVTKIQDSVSATFSNLIKEPLTIVVFLIIALSISWQLTLFSLIILPLSMLAILWIGLKVRKQSSIVQGKLADITTVLQETISGVKVVKAFGMEKFENKKFLTETRNFLREMLKIVRIRNASSPLTEMISILVGAIIIYYGGTLVLQSSTISASHFMGFLLAILQLMRPIKELSTVNTRIQEAGAAADRVFEILDTVPDIKDKDNAKQMGVFGDKIIFNDVCFRYEDSDEWVLDKINFSVQKGEIIALVGPSGGGKSTLVDLIPRFYDATRGSIAIDGEDIRNFSLESLRNKMGIVTQETFLFNTSIKQNIAYGLDDCPIDKVIEAAKAANAHDFIMQTPEGYETVIGERGVKLSGGQRQRLTIARAILKNPDIMIFDEATSSLDNESEILVQEAIERMMKNRTTFVIAHRLSTIRNASMIFVIEKGKIVQSGTHQQLMLKTDGLYKKLYEMQFRDSD, encoded by the coding sequence ATGAAAACGTATATACGAATACTTCAATATGTTAAGCCGTACTGGAAAAGACTGATTTTAATTTTTGTCCTTTCGGTGCTTTATGCTGTGTTGAATGGTGTATCAATTTACCTCGTCATTCCTTTGCTCGATACTTTATTCCAGGAAGGAAACGTTAGCAATCAAACAGAAACCACGCAGCAAATTGACCAGACATCGTCGCTTCTTCCGGGATTTATTAATGATTTTAAAGATTCAGTTAGCGACTGGTTTACAAATTTTGTTTACCAGGGAGAAAAAATCGACATATTGCTGAAGATTTGTTTTATAATCCTTCTTGTCTTCTTTCTGAAAAATCTATTCGGATATCTTCAATCCAACTTAATGTCTTATGTTGAATATTCTTCAATGAATGATTTGCGTGATGCAGCCTACAGGCATCTTCACAAACTTCCGATTGGATATTTCAAAAAAGAAAAAGTCGGGAACCTGATTTCCCGTTTCACAAATGACGTTACAAAAATCCAGGACAGTGTCTCGGCCACTTTCAGCAATCTTATAAAAGAACCTTTGACAATAGTCGTCTTCCTGATCATTGCTCTGAGTATCAGTTGGCAGCTAACGTTGTTTTCATTAATCATTTTACCGTTGTCAATGCTTGCAATTCTGTGGATTGGTCTGAAAGTGAGAAAGCAAAGCTCGATTGTTCAGGGAAAACTTGCAGACATTACTACTGTTCTGCAGGAAACAATTTCCGGAGTTAAAGTCGTTAAAGCTTTCGGTATGGAAAAGTTTGAGAATAAAAAATTTCTTACCGAGACAAGAAACTTCTTGAGAGAGATGCTGAAGATCGTAAGAATCAGAAATGCTTCGTCTCCGCTAACTGAGATGATAAGCATACTTGTCGGTGCGATAATTATTTATTACGGCGGAACACTCGTGCTTCAAAGCTCAACTATTTCAGCAAGTCATTTTATGGGATTCCTTCTCGCGATTCTTCAACTTATGCGTCCGATAAAGGAATTGAGCACAGTCAATACAAGAATTCAGGAAGCTGGTGCAGCGGCGGATAGAGTTTTTGAAATACTTGATACCGTGCCGGATATTAAAGACAAAGATAATGCAAAACAGATGGGAGTGTTCGGCGATAAAATAATTTTTAATGATGTTTGCTTCCGATATGAAGACTCAGATGAATGGGTTCTTGATAAAATTAATTTTTCTGTACAGAAAGGAGAGATTATTGCTCTAGTTGGACCAAGCGGCGGAGGTAAATCAACACTTGTAGATCTAATTCCACGATTTTATGATGCAACCAGAGGAAGCATTGCTATTGATGGTGAAGATATCCGCAATTTCTCATTGGAATCTTTACGTAATAAAATGGGAATCGTAACGCAGGAAACTTTTCTTTTCAACACTTCTATAAAACAGAATATTGCTTACGGACTTGACGACTGCCCTATTGACAAAGTAATCGAAGCCGCAAAAGCTGCAAACGCCCACGACTTCATTATGCAAACTCCTGAAGGTTATGAAACAGTAATTGGTGAAAGAGGAGTTAAATTATCAGGAGGTCAACGTCAGCGGTTGACTATTGCTAGAGCAATTTTGAAAAATCCTGACATTATGATTTTTGACGAAGCAACTTCATCTCTTGATAATGAGTCTGAAATCCTTGTTCAGGAAGCAATTGAAAGAATGATGAAGAACCGAACAACATTCGTAATAGCTCACAGGCTCAGCACAATAAGAAATGCCTCGATGATTTTTGTGATAGAAAAAGGAAAAATTGTTCAATCAGGAACGCACCAGCAGCTGATGTTAAAAACGGACGGTTTATATAAAAAGCTTTATGAAATGCAATTCAGGGATAGCGATTGA
- a CDS encoding T9SS type A sorting domain-containing protein, whose product MLFGGKYNIYKKKIIAGSWSWNYLAQTTNIYYEDIIEEYCPSYPQACINESNIYYVVKAVDNQYLTSVPSDSVMARVEGTPPQKAVAQNTTKPVEYSLMQNYPNPFNPTTTISYSIPKNGLVILQVFDILGIEVAKLINEVKEAGNYSVAFNASELPSAIYFYTLTSGDFSATKKLILLK is encoded by the coding sequence ATGTTGTTTGGCGGAAAGTATAATATATACAAGAAAAAAATCATTGCCGGTTCTTGGAGTTGGAATTATTTAGCTCAAACAACTAATATTTATTATGAAGATATTATAGAGGAATATTGTCCCTCTTATCCACAAGCTTGTATTAATGAATCTAATATTTATTATGTGGTCAAAGCTGTAGATAATCAATATCTTACATCAGTTCCAAGTGACTCCGTAATGGCAAGGGTAGAAGGAACTCCACCACAAAAGGCAGTTGCTCAAAATACTACGAAGCCTGTTGAGTATAGTTTAATGCAGAATTATCCCAATCCATTTAATCCAACAACGACTATTTCTTACTCTATTCCGAAGAATGGTTTAGTCATATTGCAAGTATTTGACATATTAGGAATAGAAGTAGCTAAATTAATAAATGAAGTAAAGGAAGCAGGAAATTATTCTGTTGCATTCAACGCATCAGAATTGCCAAGCGCAATTTATTTCTATACTTTAACTTCAGGTGACTTTTCGGCAACAAAGAAATTAATTTTGCTGAAGTAG
- a CDS encoding T9SS type A sorting domain-containing protein → MRILIFIIKLGLFICVTIEAQTPIRRLENVPKEFIERYQQESHEYNPLHVGDMWQFVDYSGNYDEVIVDMDTIIYNEIYYRKLDMFFSYDSTYFYLERNDSSKVATYRLDIEDLDEDGDSLDEILLDSLEVPHATNYSSYRYTWRNGDPDPKPVVIQGPYWVIVFGDTVMARIASYLFQDDLIADKYGVVEIYPEGSPPLFLTGMIINGIKYGNIVEVDELTNSFFSEFRLENNFPNPFNPVTVIRFYLPEPTFVKLKVFDILGNEIKVINEEKNSGFHEITFDGSELSSGVYFYSLQASKYSETKKMILIR, encoded by the coding sequence ATGAGAATATTAATTTTTATTATAAAACTCGGCCTGTTTATATGTGTAACTATAGAAGCACAGACTCCTATACGAAGGTTAGAAAATGTTCCAAAAGAATTTATTGAACGTTATCAACAGGAATCACATGAATACAACCCACTTCATGTTGGTGATATGTGGCAATTTGTAGATTATTCTGGAAATTATGATGAAGTAATAGTAGATATGGATACAATCATTTACAACGAGATATATTATCGAAAACTCGATATGTTTTTTTCATATGATTCCACTTATTTCTACTTGGAGCGAAACGATTCATCAAAGGTAGCAACTTACAGACTTGATATTGAGGATCTAGATGAGGATGGAGACTCACTTGATGAAATTCTACTAGATAGTTTAGAGGTGCCTCACGCCACAAATTATTCTTCTTATCGATATACTTGGAGGAATGGAGATCCTGATCCAAAACCTGTGGTTATACAAGGTCCATATTGGGTTATTGTATTTGGTGATACTGTAATGGCAAGGATAGCATCATATCTTTTTCAAGATGATTTGATAGCAGATAAGTACGGTGTAGTTGAAATTTATCCGGAAGGAAGTCCACCTTTATTCTTAACGGGTATGATTATAAATGGGATAAAATATGGAAATATTGTTGAGGTTGATGAATTAACTAATTCGTTTTTTTCTGAGTTTAGATTAGAGAATAATTTTCCCAATCCTTTTAATCCGGTTACTGTGATAAGATTTTACCTGCCAGAACCAACATTTGTAAAGCTGAAAGTTTTTGATATTCTTGGTAATGAGATCAAAGTAATAAATGAAGAGAAGAATAGTGGATTTCACGAAATTACTTTCGATGGGTCAGAATTATCAAGCGGAGTTTACTTTTATAGTTTACAGGCATCAAAATATTCTGAAACTAAAAAAATGATTTTAATCAGATAA
- the xerD gene encoding site-specific tyrosine recombinase XerD, giving the protein MDVFLREYLASLKLERNLSENTIASYQNDLSSLLNFLKDSGVVDPSQITSKLLNDFFILLTKLGLSSRSSARYFSSLKGFFGYLSSSSYIETNPMDKISAPKVSKGLPNVLNINEIEAILSQPDISKKLGMRDKALLETFYACGLRVSELINLKISDLFLNEEMIRVFGKGSKERFVPIGSSAINWITEYLKNSRPLLEKKAKSQHVLFLNSRGTKLSRMGVWKIVDSNAKLAGIKKEVHPHTFRHSFATHLLEGGADLRAVQEMLGHVDISTTQIYTHIDRDYIKQVHRDYHPRG; this is encoded by the coding sequence ATGGATGTTTTTTTAAGAGAATACCTGGCATCACTCAAGCTTGAAAGAAATCTTTCAGAAAATACAATTGCTTCTTACCAAAACGACCTCTCATCTTTACTAAACTTTTTAAAAGATTCTGGAGTTGTTGATCCTTCGCAGATAACTTCAAAATTACTCAACGACTTTTTTATTTTACTTACAAAACTAGGCTTGAGCAGCAGGTCATCTGCAAGATATTTTTCCTCGCTTAAAGGATTCTTTGGTTATCTTTCTTCCAGCAGTTACATTGAAACAAATCCGATGGATAAAATATCCGCACCAAAAGTAAGTAAGGGATTGCCAAACGTTCTCAACATAAATGAAATTGAAGCGATACTTTCTCAGCCCGATATCAGCAAAAAACTTGGAATGAGAGATAAAGCATTACTTGAAACATTTTACGCCTGCGGACTTCGTGTTTCTGAGCTTATTAATCTTAAAATATCGGATCTTTTTTTGAATGAAGAGATGATAAGAGTTTTTGGTAAAGGCTCGAAGGAAAGGTTTGTACCGATTGGCTCTTCTGCAATCAATTGGATCACCGAGTATCTGAAAAACAGCAGACCGTTGCTGGAGAAGAAAGCGAAAAGCCAGCACGTTTTATTTTTGAATAGCAGGGGAACAAAACTGTCGCGAATGGGCGTTTGGAAAATTGTTGACAGCAATGCAAAGCTTGCAGGAATAAAAAAGGAAGTTCATCCGCACACATTCAGGCATTCATTTGCAACTCACTTGCTTGAAGGCGGTGCTGACCTCCGCGCTGTGCAGGAAATGCTTGGGCACGTTGATATTTCCACAACGCAGATCTATACTCACATTGACAGGGATTATATCAAACAAGTTCATAGGGATTATCATCCGAGAGGATAA